The Pseudomonas asiatica genome has a segment encoding these proteins:
- the azu gene encoding azurin, which produces MTRQLLLLALLAVAPAAWSAEPCAVEIHGTDQMTFDKAAITVPKACAVFTVTLTHPGDMPKNVMGHNWVLSTQADMQGVLDDGQKAGEALDYVKPGDTRVIAHTRLIGGGETDSISLDVRSLKAGTAYSFYCSFPFHGTLMKGSLTLGS; this is translated from the coding sequence ATGACTCGCCAGCTTCTGCTCCTCGCCCTGCTCGCCGTGGCCCCTGCCGCGTGGTCGGCAGAGCCATGCGCCGTGGAAATCCATGGCACCGACCAGATGACCTTCGACAAGGCCGCCATCACCGTGCCCAAGGCCTGCGCCGTGTTCACCGTCACGCTCACCCACCCTGGCGACATGCCGAAGAACGTGATGGGCCACAACTGGGTGCTGAGTACCCAGGCCGACATGCAAGGCGTGCTCGACGACGGCCAGAAAGCCGGCGAGGCACTGGACTACGTGAAGCCCGGCGATACCCGGGTGATCGCCCACACCCGCCTGATCGGCGGCGGTGAAACAGACAGCATCAGCCTCGACGTCCGGTCGCTGAAGGCAGGTACCGCGTACAGCTTCTACTGCTCGTTCCCGTTCCATGGCACCTTGATGAAAGGCTCCCTGACCCTAGGCAGCTGA
- a CDS encoding aspartyl/asparaginyl beta-hydroxylase domain-containing protein, with the protein MTFSFAAKAGVLLVFFGSVLFVHLRGKARLPVLRQFVNHSALFAPYNSLMYLFSGVPSKPYLDRQRFPELDVLKDNWQEIREEAMRLFDEGYIRAAEKDNDAGFGSFFKKGWKRFYLKWYDKPLPSAETLCPRTVELVSSIPNVKGAMFALLPGGSHLNPHRDPFAGSLRYHLGLSTPNSDACRIYVDGEEYAWRDGEDVMFDETYVHWVKNETDVTRVILFCDIERPLSSPLMTRINRQVSAFLGRATAPQNTDDERVGGINQAYAWSKRFSNRISSKVKQFKRANPKAYRVLRPVLAAVVVYLLYHWLF; encoded by the coding sequence ATGACCTTTTCCTTTGCAGCCAAGGCGGGTGTCTTGCTGGTGTTTTTTGGCAGCGTGCTGTTCGTGCACCTGCGCGGCAAGGCTCGCTTGCCGGTGTTGCGCCAGTTCGTCAACCATTCGGCGCTGTTCGCCCCTTATAACAGCCTGATGTACCTGTTTTCCGGCGTACCGTCCAAGCCCTACCTGGACCGCCAGCGCTTCCCCGAGCTGGACGTGCTGAAGGACAACTGGCAGGAAATCCGCGAAGAGGCCATGCGCCTGTTCGACGAGGGCTACATCCGCGCCGCCGAGAAGGATAACGACGCAGGCTTCGGTTCGTTCTTCAAGAAAGGCTGGAAGCGCTTTTACCTGAAGTGGTACGACAAACCGTTGCCTTCTGCCGAAACCCTTTGCCCGCGTACCGTCGAGCTGGTCAGCAGCATACCCAACGTCAAGGGCGCGATGTTCGCCCTGCTGCCCGGCGGCAGCCACCTGAACCCGCACCGCGACCCGTTCGCCGGTTCCCTGCGCTACCACCTGGGCCTGTCCACCCCCAACTCCGATGCTTGCCGCATCTACGTCGATGGCGAGGAATATGCCTGGCGTGACGGCGAGGACGTGATGTTCGATGAAACCTACGTGCACTGGGTCAAGAACGAGACCGACGTTACCCGGGTGATCCTGTTCTGCGACATCGAACGCCCGCTAAGCAGCCCACTGATGACCCGCATCAACCGCCAGGTCAGCGCCTTCCTCGGCCGTGCCACCGCGCCGCAGAACACCGACGACGAGCGTGTGGGCGGGATCAACCAGGCCTACGCCTGGAGCAAGCGCTTCAGCAACCGGATCAGTAGCAAGGTCAAGCAGTTCAAGCGCGCCAACCCCAAGGCCTACCGCGTGCTGCGGCCGGTGCTGGCGGCGGTGGTGGTGTACCTGTTGTATCACTGGTTGTTCTGA
- a CDS encoding DUF748 domain-containing protein, whose product MRARYRWPLIGLASLIVLLVALHLALPYLVRDYLNDKLADMGDYRGQVADVDLAWWRGAYQINGLKIVKTTGKVPVPFLDAPLIDLSVSWHALWYDRAVVAEVVFDRPELNFVDGGNKQNSQTGQGTDWRQQLEKLLPITLNEVRIDKGVLTFRNFNSKPPVNLKATQLDASIRNLTNIRDEKGRRDASFDGTALIVGDAKVESRATFDPFSDFDDFEFRLRATGIELRKLNDFASAYGKFDFNAGHGDVVIEAEATNGRLNGYIKPLLRDVDVFDWQQDVQEKDKGFFRSVWEALVGATETVLKNQPKNQFATRVELSGSVHKQDISAFEAFLQILRNGFIQAFNARYERDAPDSD is encoded by the coding sequence ATGAGAGCCCGTTATCGCTGGCCGCTGATCGGCCTGGCCAGCCTGATCGTGCTGTTGGTGGCGCTGCACCTGGCCCTGCCCTACCTGGTGCGCGACTACCTCAACGACAAACTGGCCGACATGGGCGACTACCGTGGCCAGGTGGCCGATGTGGACCTGGCCTGGTGGCGCGGCGCGTACCAGATCAATGGGCTGAAGATCGTCAAGACCACCGGCAAGGTGCCGGTGCCGTTTCTCGACGCGCCGCTGATCGACCTGTCGGTGAGCTGGCACGCCCTGTGGTACGACCGCGCAGTGGTTGCCGAAGTGGTGTTCGACCGGCCGGAGCTCAACTTCGTCGATGGCGGCAACAAACAGAACTCGCAGACCGGTCAGGGCACCGACTGGCGCCAGCAACTGGAAAAACTGCTGCCGATCACCCTTAACGAGGTTCGCATCGACAAAGGCGTGCTGACTTTCCGCAACTTCAACTCCAAGCCACCCGTCAACCTGAAGGCCACTCAGCTCGATGCCAGTATTCGCAACCTCACCAACATTCGTGACGAAAAGGGCCGACGTGATGCCAGCTTCGATGGCACGGCGCTGATCGTAGGCGATGCCAAGGTGGAAAGTCGCGCCACCTTCGACCCGTTCAGCGATTTCGATGACTTCGAGTTCCGCCTGCGCGCCACGGGTATCGAGTTGCGCAAGCTCAACGACTTCGCCAGCGCATATGGCAAGTTCGACTTCAATGCCGGGCACGGCGATGTGGTGATAGAGGCCGAGGCGACCAACGGCCGTTTGAATGGGTACATCAAGCCACTGTTGCGGGATGTGGATGTGTTCGACTGGCAGCAGGATGTGCAGGAAAAGGACAAAGGCTTCTTCCGCTCAGTCTGGGAAGCGCTGGTGGGCGCGACCGAGACGGTATTGAAGAACCAGCCGAAGAACCAGTTCGCGACCCGGGTAGAGCTCAGCGGTAGCGTGCACAAGCAGGATATCAGCGCCTTCGAGGCGTTTCTGCAGATCCTGCGCAACGGGTTCATTCAGGCGTTCAATGCGCGGTATGAGCGTGACGCGCCGGATTCCGACTAG
- the cysK gene encoding cysteine synthase A, which translates to MSRIFADNAHSIGNTPLVQINRIAPRGVTILAKIEGRNPGYSVKCRIGANMVWDAESSGKLKPGMTIVEPTSGNTGIGLAFVAAARGYKLMLTMPASMSLERRKVLKALGAELVLTDPAKGMKGAIEKANEIVASDPAQYFLPGQFENPANPAIHEKTTGPEIWNDTDGAVDVLVAGVGTGGTITGVSRYIKHTQGKAILSVAVEPVASPLISQTLAGEELKPSPHKIQGIGAGFVPKNLDLSIVDQVETVTDEESKAMAIRLMQEEGILCGISCGAAMAAAVRLAEKPEMQGKTIVVILPDSGERYLSSMLFSDMFSEQENQQ; encoded by the coding sequence ATGAGCCGTATCTTTGCAGACAACGCCCACTCCATCGGTAACACACCGCTGGTGCAGATCAACCGCATTGCCCCGCGCGGCGTGACCATCCTGGCCAAGATCGAAGGGCGTAACCCGGGCTACTCGGTCAAATGCCGCATCGGCGCGAACATGGTCTGGGACGCCGAAAGCAGCGGCAAGCTCAAGCCGGGCATGACCATCGTCGAACCCACCTCGGGCAACACCGGCATCGGTCTGGCCTTCGTCGCCGCCGCCCGTGGCTACAAGCTGATGCTGACCATGCCCGCCTCCATGAGCCTGGAGCGCCGCAAGGTGCTGAAGGCGCTGGGTGCCGAGCTGGTGCTGACCGACCCGGCCAAGGGCATGAAGGGCGCCATCGAGAAAGCCAACGAAATCGTCGCCTCCGACCCGGCCCAGTACTTCCTGCCGGGCCAGTTCGAAAACCCGGCCAACCCGGCGATCCACGAAAAAACCACCGGCCCGGAAATCTGGAACGACACTGACGGCGCGGTCGACGTGCTGGTGGCGGGCGTCGGCACCGGCGGCACCATCACCGGTGTTTCGCGCTACATCAAGCATACGCAGGGCAAGGCGATCCTGTCGGTGGCGGTGGAACCAGTGGCATCGCCGCTGATCAGCCAGACCCTGGCCGGCGAAGAGCTCAAGCCCAGCCCGCACAAGATCCAGGGCATCGGCGCAGGCTTTGTGCCGAAGAACCTCGACCTGTCGATCGTCGACCAGGTGGAAACGGTGACCGACGAAGAGTCCAAGGCCATGGCCATCCGCCTGATGCAGGAAGAGGGCATCCTCTGTGGCATTTCCTGTGGTGCGGCGATGGCGGCGGCCGTGCGCCTGGCCGAAAAGCCGGAAATGCAGGGTAAGACCATCGTCGTGATTCTGCCGGACTCCGGCGAGCGCTACCTGTCGAGCATGCTGTTCAGCGACATGTTCAGCGAGCAGGAAAACCAGCAGTAA
- a CDS encoding TauD/TfdA family dioxygenase: MSELLSFAIEPLDAARGNLPLLVRAPEPGIDLLEAFAELQPLVDRHLLQAGGILFRGFEVGGAEAFRQFAASFGHPLLNYEFGSTPRSNVTKGVYTSTEYPAHQSIPLHNEQAYTLEWPMKIWFYSVIPAETGGETPIADSREVYRRMPARIRERLVEKGLMYVRNYGNGLDVEWSQVFNTEDPRQVEAYCRAHAIECIWKDDGELRTRQRCQVVARHPVTGEDVWFNQAHLFHVSNLQPEVRESLMDIVEEEDLPRNVYYGDGTTIEDSLLDEVRGVLDECTISFPWLESDVLMLDNMLAAHARSPFTGKRKVVVAMAQGHSELLR, translated from the coding sequence ATGAGTGAACTGCTGAGCTTTGCGATCGAACCCCTGGACGCCGCACGCGGCAACCTGCCATTGCTGGTGCGCGCGCCGGAGCCGGGTATCGACCTGCTGGAAGCCTTTGCCGAGTTGCAGCCGCTGGTGGACCGGCACCTGCTGCAGGCTGGCGGCATCCTGTTTCGCGGCTTCGAGGTGGGTGGCGCCGAAGCGTTCCGCCAGTTCGCCGCTTCCTTCGGTCACCCGCTGCTCAACTACGAGTTTGGCTCCACCCCGCGCAGCAACGTGACCAAGGGCGTGTACACCTCCACCGAGTACCCGGCGCACCAGAGCATCCCCCTGCACAACGAGCAGGCCTATACCCTGGAATGGCCGATGAAGATCTGGTTCTACAGCGTGATTCCCGCCGAGACCGGTGGCGAGACGCCGATTGCCGACAGCCGCGAGGTGTACCGGCGCATGCCGGCGCGCATTCGTGAGCGGCTGGTGGAGAAGGGGCTGATGTACGTGCGCAACTACGGCAACGGCCTTGATGTGGAATGGTCGCAGGTGTTCAACACTGAAGACCCGCGCCAGGTCGAGGCCTATTGCCGGGCGCATGCCATCGAGTGCATCTGGAAGGATGACGGCGAATTGCGCACCCGCCAGCGCTGCCAGGTGGTGGCGCGCCACCCGGTGACCGGGGAGGATGTGTGGTTCAACCAGGCGCACCTGTTCCATGTGTCGAACCTGCAGCCAGAAGTGCGCGAGTCGTTGATGGACATCGTCGAGGAAGAGGACCTGCCGCGTAACGTGTATTACGGCGACGGTACGACCATCGAGGATTCGCTGCTCGATGAAGTGCGCGGGGTGCTGGACGAATGCACCATCAGCTTTCCGTGGTTGGAGAGCGATGTGTTGATGCTCGACAACATGCTCGCGGCGCATGCGCGGTCGCCGTTTACCGGCAAGCGCAAGGTGGTGGTGGCGATGGCGC
- a CDS encoding cyclic peptide export ABC transporter codes for MKTSSPGAIRELLGLLKPYRPAVIVSVLLGMLGGLAVTALLATVNQGLHAAGGMSQGVILAFAGLCVLALVSSVAADSGTNYVGQKVIARLRKDLGAKVLSAPIEQIERYRTHRLIPVLTRDVDTISDFAFAFAPLAISLTTVTGCMAYLAWLSWPIFLITLAAIGIGSGIQYVARQKGVAGFNAARDAEDNLQKHYSAIAEGAKELRIDRRRRHAMLTRNIQGTADFIANTHIRAINIFVAAKSLGSMLFFVVIGLTLALQSLWPSNDPAVMSGFVLVLLYMKGPLETLIGNLPILGRAQVAFRRIADLSERFSSPEPHLLLEPPVKRTAPASAHLELHNVEYAYPPVDGNEPFRVGPVNLSIEPGEILFIVGENGCGKTSLIKLLLGLYTPQSGEVRLNGKAVGPEGLDDYRQLFTTVFADYYLFDDLPEHEHSLPSDATRYLERLEIAHKVSVRDGAFTTTDLSTGQRKRLALVNAWLDGRPVLVFDEWAADQDPTFRRVFYTELLPDLKRLGKTIIVISHDDRYFDTADKVVHLSRGKVVEALEPA; via the coding sequence ATGAAAACCTCCTCCCCCGGGGCCATCCGCGAATTGCTGGGCCTGCTGAAACCCTACCGCCCGGCGGTAATCGTCTCGGTGCTGCTGGGCATGCTCGGCGGCCTTGCCGTGACCGCCCTGCTGGCCACCGTCAACCAGGGCCTGCATGCCGCTGGCGGTATGAGCCAGGGCGTGATCCTGGCCTTCGCCGGCCTGTGCGTGCTGGCCCTGGTCAGCAGCGTGGCGGCTGACAGCGGCACCAACTACGTTGGGCAGAAAGTCATCGCCAGGCTGCGCAAGGACCTCGGCGCCAAGGTGCTGTCGGCGCCGATCGAGCAGATCGAGCGCTACCGCACCCATCGCCTGATCCCGGTGCTGACCCGCGACGTCGACACCATCAGCGACTTTGCCTTCGCCTTCGCCCCGCTGGCCATCTCGCTCACCACCGTGACTGGCTGCATGGCCTACCTGGCCTGGCTGTCGTGGCCGATCTTCCTCATCACCCTGGCGGCCATCGGCATTGGCAGTGGTATTCAGTACGTGGCCAGGCAGAAAGGCGTGGCCGGCTTCAACGCCGCCCGCGATGCCGAAGACAACCTGCAGAAGCACTACTCGGCCATCGCCGAGGGCGCCAAGGAGCTGCGCATCGACCGCCGCCGCCGCCACGCCATGCTGACCCGCAACATCCAGGGCACCGCCGACTTCATCGCCAACACCCATATCCGCGCCATCAACATCTTCGTCGCGGCCAAGAGCCTGGGGTCAATGCTGTTCTTCGTGGTCATCGGCCTGACCCTGGCCCTGCAATCGCTATGGCCGAGCAACGACCCGGCGGTGATGAGCGGCTTCGTGCTGGTGCTGCTGTACATGAAAGGCCCGCTGGAAACCTTGATCGGCAACCTGCCTATCCTCGGCCGCGCCCAGGTGGCGTTCCGCCGCATTGCCGACCTGTCCGAGCGCTTCTCCTCGCCCGAGCCGCACCTGCTGCTGGAGCCGCCGGTCAAGCGCACCGCCCCGGCCAGCGCGCACCTGGAACTGCACAACGTCGAGTACGCCTACCCGCCGGTGGACGGCAACGAGCCGTTCCGCGTGGGGCCGGTGAACCTGAGCATCGAACCGGGCGAGATCCTGTTCATCGTCGGCGAGAACGGCTGCGGCAAGACTTCGCTGATCAAGCTGCTGCTGGGCCTGTACACCCCGCAAAGCGGCGAAGTGCGCCTGAACGGCAAGGCCGTCGGCCCGGAGGGGCTGGATGACTATCGCCAGCTGTTCACCACGGTGTTCGCCGACTACTACCTGTTCGACGACCTGCCCGAGCATGAACACAGCCTGCCCAGCGATGCCACACGCTACCTGGAGCGGCTGGAGATCGCCCACAAGGTGAGCGTGCGCGATGGTGCCTTTACCACCACCGACCTGTCGACCGGCCAGCGCAAGCGCCTGGCACTGGTCAATGCCTGGCTGGACGGGCGGCCGGTGCTGGTGTTCGACGAATGGGCAGCGGACCAGGACCCGACCTTCCGCCGGGTGTTCTACACCGAGCTGCTGCCGGACCTGAAGCGTTTGGGCAAGACCATCATCGTGATTTCGCATGATGACCGGTACTTCGATACGGCGGACAAGGTGGTGCACCTTAGCCGGGGGAAAGTGGTGGAGGCGTTGGAGCCGGCTTGA